One part of the Candidatus Wallbacteria bacterium genome encodes these proteins:
- a CDS encoding NAD(P)/FAD-dependent oxidoreductase yields the protein MTVKKYDVIIIGGGPAGLFAAYTLIGKKVLLIDMGQSPKERDCPLKRKQVCQKCNPCNIMSGIGGAGLFSDGKLNFIPKHGKTDLYQFLDPEAAQQLIDETEEIFNRFNMDGKVYPIDMAKAKKIRDSAMKEGIELLLIKQKHLGSDMLPLHIQGMMDFLVENGIEFALSEEVVNFKVGKSGITGVKTNKREISADSVIAAPGRVGSRWLYCECTRLGLGVTYRGVEIGVRVEVPNEIMDEITSIIYDPAFFIFSDTYDDLLRTFCTNRGGFVTKEDYQDFVCVNGHAERNNKSANTNFAFLSKVTLTEPINDTYKYGSSIGKLATVIGGGKPILQRFVDLKKGRRSTLQRIDNCHMRPTFTDVTPGDISMALPKRIVTNLIEGLEKLNRVIPGIDSNFTLLYAPEIKFFSTEIRNDCLKTKLEGLYIAGDGAGVAGNIVGAAATGVLAAKRILKAT from the coding sequence ATGACAGTGAAAAAATACGATGTGATCATCATCGGCGGTGGCCCGGCCGGACTTTTTGCAGCTTATACGCTGATCGGGAAAAAAGTGCTGCTGATTGATATGGGCCAGAGCCCTAAAGAAAGGGACTGCCCGCTGAAGCGCAAGCAGGTCTGCCAGAAGTGCAACCCCTGCAATATCATGTCCGGAATCGGAGGGGCCGGCCTCTTTTCAGACGGTAAACTCAACTTCATCCCCAAACATGGGAAAACCGACCTCTACCAGTTTCTGGACCCTGAAGCTGCCCAGCAGCTGATCGACGAGACAGAGGAGATCTTCAACCGCTTCAACATGGACGGCAAGGTCTATCCAATTGACATGGCAAAAGCCAAAAAAATCCGGGATTCAGCAATGAAGGAAGGGATTGAGCTGCTGCTGATCAAGCAGAAGCATCTCGGTTCAGACATGCTGCCTCTTCATATCCAGGGAATGATGGACTTTTTAGTAGAAAATGGCATCGAATTCGCCCTTTCCGAAGAAGTGGTCAATTTCAAAGTCGGGAAAAGCGGCATCACTGGAGTTAAAACAAACAAAAGAGAAATCTCGGCAGATTCTGTGATCGCTGCTCCCGGCAGGGTCGGTTCGCGCTGGCTCTATTGTGAATGCACCAGACTCGGTCTCGGAGTGACTTACAGAGGCGTTGAAATCGGGGTCAGGGTGGAAGTCCCTAATGAGATCATGGATGAGATCACAAGCATTATTTATGATCCTGCATTTTTCATCTTTTCTGATACCTATGATGATCTTCTCCGCACTTTCTGCACCAACCGGGGAGGCTTTGTCACCAAGGAAGATTACCAGGACTTCGTCTGTGTGAACGGACATGCTGAAAGAAACAATAAATCGGCCAACACAAATTTTGCCTTTCTCAGCAAAGTCACTCTCACTGAACCGATCAATGATACTTATAAATACGGCAGTTCGATTGGAAAACTTGCCACTGTCATCGGGGGAGGCAAACCTATTTTACAGCGCTTCGTTGATCTCAAAAAAGGGCGCCGCAGCACCCTCCAGCGCATCGACAACTGCCATATGCGGCCCACCTTCACTGATGTCACGCCAGGGGATATCAGCATGGCACTCCCTAAGCGCATTGTCACCAACCTGATCGAAGGGCTGGAAAAACTGAATCGGGTGATTCCTGGCATTGACTCGAATTTCACCCTGCTCTATGCCCCTGAAATCAAATTTTTCAGCACTGAAATCAGGAACGACTGCCTGAAGACAAAGCTGGAAGGACTATACATAGCCGGAGATGGGGCGGGTGTAGCCGGAAACATAGTAGGTGCGGCAGCAACTGGAGTACTGGCAGC